One Onthophagus taurus isolate NC chromosome 11, IU_Otau_3.0, whole genome shotgun sequence genomic window carries:
- the LOC111419493 gene encoding cytochrome P450 4V2-like isoform X1, whose translation MFFTSLIVVTIVAFLSLTVWWYFIFFKYKRYLKHFCVIPTQFPPLGMTSAVRNTVDLYNKMESYGKAGAKNVFVMVGPIPSLCTSDPKLISIILKSSKHIDKPYLFQFALKRFLENSLLIVNGDEWRQQRKLLNPALDYANVIGNITIINESSDDLVKELKEETNNESTDVSHIMDDWMLKLTFESLLGDSGTEYIKKETQETIKLLMKFTIQKIISPLTYFTATYIFTRMYWQERKALKTLKCRLREIIKRKKDEFYSGLASNRKPIFIDILMKLMVTNNITEEFIANQINLMISAAFDTTATTLAFLLYNLSRFPEVQQKAFEEVYSILGEDIDQSITNQQVNEMKYLDLVIQESMRLTTTVPVFGRTLNEDVDYEGNILPKGLTVFMVPFVMHNHPDLYPEPENFIPERFLPENLNPNRYSYTPFNAGIRNCIGKKFAILSLKIALSKLLLNYEFVNVHHKLCFSIEMMLRSKTGIRVGIRKRNY comes from the exons atgttttttactAGTCTAATTGTTGTAACAATCGTTGCGTTCCTTTCGCTAACAGTGTGGTGGtattttatattctttaaataCAAAAGATACTTGAagcatttttgtgttataccGACTCAATTCCCGCCGTTGGGAATGACTTCTGCCGTACGAAATACTGTTG atctttataataaaatggaGTCATATGGAAAAGCAGGGGCTAAGAACGTTTTTGTCATGGTAGGGCCAATTCCAAGCCTTTGCACATCAGATCCTAAACTAATCTCAATTATATTGAAATCTTCAAAGCATATCGACAAGccatatttgtttcaattcgcgctaaaaagatttttggaaaattcacTACTCATTGTAAACG GCGACGAATGGCGTCAACAAAGAAAACTTCTAAACCCAGCTTTGGACTATGCGAACGTAATAGGGAACATTACCATTATTAATGAGTCATCGGACGATCTGGTTAAAGAGTTAAAGGAAGAAACAAATAATGAATCAACCGATGTTTCACACATTATGGACGATTGGATGTTGAAACTAACTTTCG AATCATTGTTGGGTGATAGCGGAACTgagtatattaaaaaagaaacgcaAGAAACGATCAAGTTATTAATGAAGTTTACaatccaaaaaattatttcaccTTTAACCTATTTTACTGCAACGTATATATTCACAAGAATGTATTGGCAAGAAAGAAAAGCGCTAAAAACTCTTAAATGTCGCTTGcgtgaaattattaaaagaaagaaagatgAATTTTACAGTGGTTTAGCTAGTAATAGAAAGCCgatatttattgatattttgatgaaattgatgGTAACCAACAATATCACTGAAGAATTTATCGCAAACCAAATAAATCTGATGATTAGTGCT GCCTTTGATACGACCGCAACAACTCTAGCGTTTCTGCTCTACAATTTATCTAGATTCCCGGAAGTTCAa cAAAAGGCATTTGAGGAAGTTTACTCAATTCTaggcgaagatatcgatcaaTCAATAACAAATCAACAAGTTAATGAGATGAAATACTTAGATTTAGTAATTCAAGAATCAATGAGATTAACTACAACTGTCCCTGTATTTGGACGAACACTTAATGAAGATGTCGATTACGAAGGAAATATTCTCCCTAAAGGCTTAACGGTTTTCATGGTTCCTTTTGTGATGCATAACCATCCAGATTTATATCCAGAAcctgaaaattttattcccgAAAGGTTCTTACCCGAAAATTTAAATCCCAATAGATACAGTTACACTCCTTTTAATGCCGGCATTCGAAATTGCATTG GAAAGAAATTTGCAATACTCTCGCTTAAAATTGCTCTCTCAAAATTGTTGTTGAATTACGAGTTTGTTAATGTTCACCATAAGCTGTGCTTCAGTATAGAGATGATGTTGCGATCAAAAACTGGAATCCGAGTAGGAATACGAAAAAGGAATTATTGA
- the LOC111419493 gene encoding cytochrome P450 4V2-like isoform X2, with product MESYGKAGAKNVFVMVGPIPSLCTSDPKLISIILKSSKHIDKPYLFQFALKRFLENSLLIVNGDEWRQQRKLLNPALDYANVIGNITIINESSDDLVKELKEETNNESTDVSHIMDDWMLKLTFESLLGDSGTEYIKKETQETIKLLMKFTIQKIISPLTYFTATYIFTRMYWQERKALKTLKCRLREIIKRKKDEFYSGLASNRKPIFIDILMKLMVTNNITEEFIANQINLMISAAFDTTATTLAFLLYNLSRFPEVQQKAFEEVYSILGEDIDQSITNQQVNEMKYLDLVIQESMRLTTTVPVFGRTLNEDVDYEGNILPKGLTVFMVPFVMHNHPDLYPEPENFIPERFLPENLNPNRYSYTPFNAGIRNCIGKKFAILSLKIALSKLLLNYEFVNVHHKLCFSIEMMLRSKTGIRVGIRKRNY from the exons atggaGTCATATGGAAAAGCAGGGGCTAAGAACGTTTTTGTCATGGTAGGGCCAATTCCAAGCCTTTGCACATCAGATCCTAAACTAATCTCAATTATATTGAAATCTTCAAAGCATATCGACAAGccatatttgtttcaattcgcgctaaaaagatttttggaaaattcacTACTCATTGTAAACG GCGACGAATGGCGTCAACAAAGAAAACTTCTAAACCCAGCTTTGGACTATGCGAACGTAATAGGGAACATTACCATTATTAATGAGTCATCGGACGATCTGGTTAAAGAGTTAAAGGAAGAAACAAATAATGAATCAACCGATGTTTCACACATTATGGACGATTGGATGTTGAAACTAACTTTCG AATCATTGTTGGGTGATAGCGGAACTgagtatattaaaaaagaaacgcaAGAAACGATCAAGTTATTAATGAAGTTTACaatccaaaaaattatttcaccTTTAACCTATTTTACTGCAACGTATATATTCACAAGAATGTATTGGCAAGAAAGAAAAGCGCTAAAAACTCTTAAATGTCGCTTGcgtgaaattattaaaagaaagaaagatgAATTTTACAGTGGTTTAGCTAGTAATAGAAAGCCgatatttattgatattttgatgaaattgatgGTAACCAACAATATCACTGAAGAATTTATCGCAAACCAAATAAATCTGATGATTAGTGCT GCCTTTGATACGACCGCAACAACTCTAGCGTTTCTGCTCTACAATTTATCTAGATTCCCGGAAGTTCAa cAAAAGGCATTTGAGGAAGTTTACTCAATTCTaggcgaagatatcgatcaaTCAATAACAAATCAACAAGTTAATGAGATGAAATACTTAGATTTAGTAATTCAAGAATCAATGAGATTAACTACAACTGTCCCTGTATTTGGACGAACACTTAATGAAGATGTCGATTACGAAGGAAATATTCTCCCTAAAGGCTTAACGGTTTTCATGGTTCCTTTTGTGATGCATAACCATCCAGATTTATATCCAGAAcctgaaaattttattcccgAAAGGTTCTTACCCGAAAATTTAAATCCCAATAGATACAGTTACACTCCTTTTAATGCCGGCATTCGAAATTGCATTG GAAAGAAATTTGCAATACTCTCGCTTAAAATTGCTCTCTCAAAATTGTTGTTGAATTACGAGTTTGTTAATGTTCACCATAAGCTGTGCTTCAGTATAGAGATGATGTTGCGATCAAAAACTGGAATCCGAGTAGGAATACGAAAAAGGAATTATTGA